One genomic window of Sodaliphilus pleomorphus includes the following:
- the lptE gene encoding LptE family protein produces the protein MLRRAIAIFTLVLLVLVPSSCKISYKLNGAALDYTVYKTVSFSDFPIRASLVYPPLQQLFENKLKDMVTQNTRLHVIDSPNSDLRIEGEITGYSLSPQAVSDNAYASRTRLTISVHVKYIDNKNAALSTDQTFSAYRDFDSNQLLTDVQDQLCSEICDDLKDLIFNATLGNW, from the coding sequence ATGCTACGACGCGCTATCGCAATATTCACACTCGTGCTGCTTGTGCTCGTGCCCAGCTCGTGCAAGATAAGCTACAAGCTCAACGGCGCCGCACTCGACTACACCGTCTACAAGACCGTGTCGTTCAGCGATTTCCCTATACGAGCCTCGCTGGTCTACCCGCCGCTGCAGCAGCTCTTTGAAAACAAGCTCAAAGACATGGTGACGCAAAACACGCGCCTGCACGTGATCGACAGCCCCAACAGCGACCTGCGCATCGAGGGCGAGATCACAGGCTACTCGCTCAGCCCCCAGGCCGTGAGCGACAATGCCTATGCCAGTCGCACGCGCCTCACCATCTCGGTGCACGTGAAATATATCGACAACAAGAACGCGGCCCTGTCGACCGACCAGACCTTCTCGGCCTACCGCGACTTCGACAGCAACCAGCTGCTCACCGACGTGCAAGACCAGCTGTGCTCCGAGATATGCGACGACTTGAAGGACTTGATTTTCAATGCAACCTTAGGCAACTGGTGA
- a CDS encoding glycosyltransferase family 39 protein, whose protein sequence is MKKPAASTLTSKIDARSGLWMGIATLVVAAYLTVGAVFGLDVCDSGFYMTFYARIFDAPGTVEYNFMYYLSGLVGGTLLHFFPGMGLLGMRLAGIVVVVGSMWLAFLYLRTLFRPSGVILALVVAAFSYILIPVTLCNDLLAIMLWVAAAVLLCQGLMRSNAWLVALSGLVMGVNIFTRVPDVLALGLLVLLPAVHGGRHRGRLMLAGLGGAVAGVGIMAALMWGLGHLGIFLDNMTDLHALATGQKGASTHSAAFLLMSQLGFFKTELWVGVKYGLVAWLYIKVGDWIELRPLRWLLRLTCIVLVVWLTLRINIVRPVWILAVAGCIYVIVMGNPQQRMAAWAGLYTALVFPVGSDGYAYNSGTLVTLLALPVAASLWIDNHGRDLLAVFALVCAFKLVSGDVYFDQGPVWEKTATVHNPRVAGIYTTPARAAVVDSMLRGIEPWVSAGDTLMVYGSMPLVNYMTDTRPYMGCSWPELLSAGLLRSKLDKAAAAGPLPAVLRQRFNTIGQHWGRPAPDLDHYNVRSPFLDDAKLAALNAFLRRHHYRIAYQDSHFVLYLPPSWPRQKNNFNNPNPK, encoded by the coding sequence ATGAAAAAACCTGCAGCCAGCACGTTGACAAGCAAGATAGATGCCCGCAGCGGCCTGTGGATGGGAATAGCCACCCTCGTAGTGGCGGCCTATCTCACGGTGGGCGCCGTGTTTGGCCTCGACGTGTGCGACAGCGGGTTTTACATGACCTTCTATGCCCGCATCTTCGATGCACCCGGCACGGTGGAGTACAACTTCATGTACTACCTGAGCGGTCTGGTGGGCGGCACGTTGCTGCATTTCTTCCCTGGCATGGGGCTGCTGGGCATGCGCCTTGCAGGTATTGTCGTCGTCGTGGGCAGCATGTGGCTGGCCTTTCTGTACCTGCGCACGCTCTTCAGGCCCTCGGGCGTGATACTGGCCCTGGTGGTGGCAGCTTTCTCCTATATCCTCATCCCCGTCACGCTGTGCAACGACTTGCTGGCCATCATGCTGTGGGTGGCTGCAGCAGTGTTGCTCTGCCAGGGCTTGATGCGCAGCAACGCCTGGCTCGTGGCGCTGTCGGGCCTGGTGATGGGCGTCAACATCTTCACGCGGGTGCCCGATGTGCTGGCCCTGGGGCTGCTCGTGCTCCTGCCCGCAGTGCACGGCGGCAGGCATCGTGGCCGGCTCATGCTCGCAGGCCTGGGGGGCGCAGTGGCAGGCGTGGGCATCATGGCGGCCCTCATGTGGGGGCTGGGGCACCTGGGCATTTTCCTCGACAACATGACCGACTTGCACGCCCTGGCCACCGGCCAGAAGGGCGCCTCGACCCACTCGGCGGCATTCTTGCTCATGTCGCAGCTGGGCTTCTTCAAGACCGAGCTGTGGGTGGGCGTGAAATATGGCTTGGTGGCCTGGCTCTACATCAAGGTGGGCGACTGGATTGAGCTGCGGCCGCTCAGGTGGCTGTTGCGCTTGACCTGCATCGTGCTCGTGGTGTGGCTCACCCTGCGCATCAACATCGTGCGGCCGGTGTGGATACTTGCCGTGGCGGGCTGCATCTATGTCATCGTCATGGGCAACCCGCAGCAGCGCATGGCGGCCTGGGCGGGTCTCTACACGGCGCTGGTGTTTCCCGTGGGCAGCGACGGCTATGCCTACAACAGCGGCACGCTGGTCACACTGCTGGCCTTGCCGGTAGCCGCCTCGCTGTGGATCGACAACCACGGCCGCGACCTGCTCGCGGTCTTTGCACTGGTGTGCGCCTTCAAGTTGGTTTCGGGCGATGTGTACTTCGACCAAGGCCCTGTGTGGGAGAAGACGGCGACGGTGCACAACCCTCGGGTGGCCGGCATCTACACCACACCCGCGCGCGCGGCTGTGGTCGACAGCATGTTGCGCGGCATCGAGCCCTGGGTGAGTGCCGGCGACACGCTCATGGTGTATGGCAGCATGCCCCTGGTCAACTACATGACCGACACGCGCCCCTACATGGGCTGCTCGTGGCCCGAGCTGTTGAGTGCCGGCCTGCTGCGCTCCAAGCTCGACAAGGCTGCCGCTGCCGGCCCGCTGCCGGCCGTGCTGCGCCAGCGGTTCAACACCATAGGGCAACACTGGGGGCGTCCCGCGCCCGACCTCGACCACTACAACGTGCGCTCGCCATTTCTCGACGATGCCAAGCTGGCCGCGCTCAATGCCTTCTTGCGCCGCCATCACTATCGCATCGCTTACCAAGACTCGCATTTTGTGCTCTACCTCCCCCCATCCTGGCCCCGGCAAAAAAATAACTTTAACAACCCAAACCCAAAATGA
- the secG gene encoding preprotein translocase subunit SecG translates to MITIASIVLVGVILIQKSKGGGLAANVNNYNQFMGVRKTTDFIEKLTWGLAIFICVLSICTCLFTDTQYVTREKMPTLKDMPVQQNQGTPINTPAQK, encoded by the coding sequence TTGATTACAATTGCATCGATCGTCTTGGTGGGTGTAATCTTGATTCAAAAGTCTAAGGGCGGCGGCCTTGCTGCCAATGTCAACAACTACAACCAGTTTATGGGTGTGCGCAAGACAACCGATTTTATCGAGAAGCTCACTTGGGGCCTGGCAATATTCATCTGCGTGCTTTCGATATGCACCTGCCTGTTCACCGACACCCAGTATGTGACTCGTGAGAAGATGCCTACCTTGAAGGACATGCCTGTGCAGCAAAATCAAGGCACGCCTATCAATACTCCTGCACAGAAGTAA